The region GTCGGGCTCAATTTGGCTCAGCGCCTCTTGCACAATTTGCTCGGCGCTCAAAGGCCGCTGCGCTGCCGGTTGCTGAGCCATGGCAGCCAAGCGCTCGTCCGACAAGCAGTAGTCCAGCACATACTTGAGCCGGGCCAGGGCGCGGGACATGCGCTGCAGACGCGGCCCCTCCAGCGTTACCGGGGCCGAAGCCAGCGCAGCAGCAGCAGCCTGGCTCGCAGCTTGCACCGCAGCAGCTGATGTTGCGCGCGCCAGATTGCTCAGCGCGCCGTCCAGCGTTGCCACCGGGCCGCGCAACTCATGCGAAAGAAGCGTCATGAATTGGCGCTGCTCCAGCAGCAAGGCCTCGCCAGCCTGGGCCCGCGTCTGAGCAATGATCTGCTGCTGGCGCAAGCTCCGCTGTTGGCGCGACACCAGCAAAAAGTACAACAAGCCATGCAGCATGAGGCCGGCGTGCAAGCTGCCATCAAGCCAAGCGGTGCTGTCGAGCAAGCCCAGATTGCGGATCATGCGCATGATGGCCGGCAGCAGCACCGGCAAGATGGCCAGCAAGACCCAGCGTGCCTGCGACTCACGCTGCCACAGCCACAAACTCAGGCCCAAGGCCAACATCAGCAGCAAGCACAGCAGCCCGGCCGCCGACAAGTAGGGAATCAGGCGCTCAAACTGCCCGCCCAGCAAGCTCAGCAAGCTCAGGCAAAAAATGGCCCAGGCCAGCGTCTCAAAGCCTCGCGCCAGGCGCGGCAGATGCTGAGGCGCTTGCATCAGGCTCAGGTTCACCCGCACGAACAGGGCCAGCGAGAGCGAAATCGACAGGCCGATCAGAAAGTCTTGCTGCTGATTGCGTATGGCCACGACGTAAAGGCTCAACCAGCCGTCGCCGGCCGCACGGTTCAGGGTGGCCATCAGCAGATAGGCGCCACAAGAAAGGTGCAGCCAATACGGTGTCAACAAGCCCAGCACCAGCGAAGCGAGTGCAAGGCAAACCATGCCGCCGATGAACAAGCCCGCCAACATCGTCTTGGTCTGAATTTCCTGCTGCAAGGCCGGCAATTGCCAGAACACGGGGCGCACGATCTTGGCGTTATTGGTCTCGACGCGCAGCCAGAGAGTCTGCACTTGCTCGCCCTGGAGTTCGATATGGAACAGGCTGTGGCGGTATGGCAGCTCGGCGCTACCCGGGGGCAACACAGTGCCGCCGTGGCGCGCTGCTGGCTCGGCGGCCGGCGCTAGAGCGCCATCAAGGCGCCGCTGCGGCTCCACCCACAGCGTCAGCTCATCCAGAAAACCCGGCGCGACTTCCAGCCACCAATCGGCAGGCGCGCCGGCACCACCTTGCACCTGCATGCGCAGCCAGACCACTCCCGGCCGAAAGCCCAGATTGACATCGCCGGGCAAAGCCTCAAAGCGCTGCTGGCGGGCCTGGACCAGATCGGCCCGGCCGCTTTCATCCACCCAAATTTGCAAATGCCCTGAAGGCAGAACTTTCTGCCCGGACAATAGCAGGGGCGCGGGCTGTGGCTCGGCCCGGCTTGGCTGAGGCCCGAGCACAAGCAGCGCGATCAGAAGTGTCAGAAATCTCAGAGATGGGCACCAAGCCCTCAACAACAAAGAAGTAAATAAATTCATGCGAAACGCCAGCGTGCTATTGCTTGAGGACGATGCCGACCTGCGACAAGAGGTCAAGGAGTATCTGGAATCAGAAGGCTGCCACATTGTTGAGGCCGGTAGTCTGGACGAAGGGCGGGCCTTGCTGCGCCGTCAGTCGGTGCATGCGATTGTGTTGGATGTTGGCCTGCCCGACGGCAGCGGCCTCGAGGCCCTGCCCGAATTGCGCCGCCTGGGTGCGTGCCCGGTCGTGATGATGACGGCCTGGGGCCAGTTGCCCCAGCGCTTGCAAGGCCTGGACAAGGGTGCGGACTATTACCTGGTCAAGCCGGTGGCCTTGGCCGAGTTGGCCGCCGTGTTGAAGCGCCTGCTGTCGCGCGGCCCGCTCAGCGATGGCTGGAGCGCCGACGCGAACACCCGCAGCTTGACCTCCCCGGCGGGCGTGCAACTGCAGCTGACCATGTCCGAATGGCAGTTTGTGCAAGCCTTGCGCGATGCCGGCGGCCAGGTCGTGGAACGCGAGCAGTTGGTGCTGGCCCTGAACCAGCAGCCGGCCGATTACGACGCGCGCCGCATGCACAGCCTGGTGCAACGCCTGCGCGGCAAGGCGCGGGCGGCCGGCATTGAGACCCTGCCGGTCCATTCACGCCATGGCGAAGGCTATGTCTGGCTGGACGCCGCAAGGGCATGAGTGGCTGAATTTGCTCGGTATTTCGGCTCGAAGCTATGCGGAAAGAGAAGGCGGCCCACTCGCCCCGCAAGAGCCTCGTCTTGGCCCAACATACCGCGCATCAAGGCGAGCAAAAGAAAAGGCGCCGAAGCGCCTTTTCTTGCTGACGACATGGAGGGGTCGGACTGTTTGACTTGATTAGGCCAAGAGCATCGCGTTAACGCGACGCACATAAGCGGCCGGATCTTCCAAGTGGCCACCCTCGGCCAGCACGGCCTGATCAAACAACACGTTAGCCAAGTCATCGAACTGGGCCGAGGCTTCCAGCTTCTTGACCAGGGCGTGCTCGGCGTTGATTTCCAGCGTCGGCAGCGAGGTCGGTGCGGCTTGGCCGGCTTGCTTCATCAGGCGGGCCAGATGGCCGCTCATATCGCCCTCTTCCACCACGATACAGGCGGGCGAGTCGACCAAGCGGGTAGAGACGCGCACATCCTTGGCGCGGCTCTTCAGCGCTTCCTTCAGGCGGTCCAACAGGGGCTTGAAGGTCTCAGCCGCTTCTTCGGCCTTCTTCTTCTCGTCCTCGTCTTGCAGCTTGCCCAGGTCGATGGCGCCCTTGGCGACGGACTGCAGGGGCTTGCCTTCGAACTCGTACAGGTGCGAGAGCATCCACTCGTCGACGCGGTCGGTCAGCAGCAGCACCTCGATGCCCTTTTTGCGGAAAATCTCCAGCTGCGGGCTGTTCTTGGCGGCGCTGAGCGAATCGGCGGTGATGTAGTAGATCGCGTCCTGATCTTCCTTGGCGCGCTTGATGTAGTCGGCCAGCGACACGCCTTCATCGGCATGGGTCGAGGCAAAGCGGAACAGCTTGGCCAGACGCTCTTGGTTCTGGTGGTCTTCACCGATGCCTTCCTTGAGCACCGAACCGAAGTCCTTCCAGAAGTCCGCGTACTTGGCGCGCTCGGCCGCGTCTTCGCTGTCGGCCAGCGATTCCAACATGCCCAGCACGCGCTTGGTCGAGCCTTCGCGGATCGCCTTCACATCGCGGCTTTCCTGCAGCAACTCACGGCTGACATTCAGCGGCAGATCGGCCGAGTCGATCACGCCCTTGACGAAGCGCAGGTAGACCGGCATCAGCGCCTCGGCGTCGTCCATGATGAAGACGCGCTTGACGTAGAGCTTGACGCCACCGCGCTTGTCGCGGTTCCACAGATCAAACGGCGCCTTCTTGGGGATGTAGAGCAGCTGCGTGTACTCGCTGCGGCCCTCCACCCGGTTGTGGGTGTGGGCCAGCGGTGCTTCGGTGTCGTAGCTGATCTGTTTGTAGAACTCGTCGTACTGCTCTTGCGTGACTTCGCTCTTGGAGCGCGACCACAGGGCCGAGGCCTTGTTGACCGACTCCCACTCGTCCTTGAGCACCTGCTTGGCGTTATCAGCGTCCCACTCTTCCTTCTTCATCAAGATGGGCAGGGAGATGTGGTCGGAGTACTTGCTGATGACGGACTTCAGGCGCCAGGTCTTGAGGAACTCTTCCTCGCCTTCGCGCAGATGCAAGATCACATCGGTGCCACGGCCGGCCTTGGTGATGGTTTCGACTTCGTAGTCGCCGGTGCCCTCTGAGGTCCAGCGAACGCCGGCTTCGGCGGCCACGCCAGCGCGGCGGGTTTCCACCGTGATGCGGTCGGCGACGATGAAGCCCGAGTAGAAGCCCACGCCGAATTGGCCGATCAGGTTGGCGTCCTTTTTCTGGTCGCCTTCCAGCTTGGCCATGAATTCGCGCGTGCCGCTCTTGGCGATGGTGCCGAGGTGGGCAATCGCCTCTTCCTCGCTCATGCCGATGCCGTTGTCGCTGATGGTGACGGTGCGGGCGGCTTCGTCGAAGGAGACGCGCACTTCCAGGTTCGGCGTGTCTTCAAACAGCGCGGCATTGTCCAGCGCCTCGAAGCGCAGCTTGTCGCAAGCGTCGGAAGCGTTGGACACCAACTCGCGCAGGAAGATTTCCTTGTTGGAATAGAGCGAATGGGTGACGAGGTGCAGGATCTGCTTGACCTCGGCCTGGAAGGCATGGGTTTGCTTTGTCATGGCTGATCGATGTTCGAAAAAGTGGGTCAATGGAGGCGACCCGCGAGAGTGCCTCCTGCGCCACGCCACTTGGGGGCAAGAGCAAACAATTCAAGAGGGCGAATTGCGCGCAGAGCGCTGCGGGCTCATGCCGGGCCGCAGCGGAACGGCAGCGGGGCAATTTGGCGCAGGATAGAAGCCGGGAAGGCGATGCGAACCGCCCCGCAACGCCCCGCCGCCTGACTCAGCCGATCAGTCGCTCAGTACGACAAGCTGTGCTTGGCCACATCCACCCGCAGCAAGGCCTTGCTCAGGGCGCCGCAGGCGGCGCGCGCATAGTCCAGCGCCAGGGCGGCATCGTTGAAGGCCACGGGGCCCATGGCGGCGGCCACGGCGACGATTTTGTCGGCAATCAGCACCTTGCCCGAGCCGCGCATGGGCACGCACTCAAACTTGACGAACTGCTCATCCAACCACGCGCGCGCCGCATCGAAGGAGAGCACCTCGTTCGAGTCGACCTGAAGGTCAAACTCCTGGCCGGGCCCGAAAACGACTTTGACGCTGCTGTGCATGCTTCACTCCTGCGCTGCTGTGCTGGGCTTGATTCTGCCGTATCAGGCGCGACTTGCCTTGACCGCTTGGCTGAGCACTTCCAGCACTTCCAGCGAATCGTCCCAACCCAGGCAGGCGTCGGTGATGCTCTTGCCGTATTCCAGCTTGGACGGGTCGTCCTTGCCGGGGCTGAACTTCTGCGCGCCGTCATGCAAATGGCTTTCCACCATCAGCCCGAAGATGCTCTTGCTGCCCGCGCCCATCTGGGCGGCCACATCGCGCGCCACATCGAGCTGGCGTTGATGCTGCTTGGAGCTGTTGGCGTGTGAGCAATCCACCATCAGCGTGGTGTCGAGCTTGGCGGCGGCCAGCTCCTTGCAGGCAGCGGCCACGCTCTCGGCGTCGTAATTGGGCGCCTTGTTGCCGCCGCGCAGGATGACGTGGCAGTCCTTATTGCCATTGGTCTCGACGATGGCGACCTGGCCGTTTTTGTGCACCGACAAGAAGTGGTGCGGGCGCGCGGCCGCTTGGATTGCATCGGTGGCGATCTTGATATTGCCGTCGGTGCCATTCTTGAAACCGATGGGCGCCGACAAGCCCGAGGCCAGCTCGCGGTGCACCTGGCTTTCGGTGGTGCGCGCACCGATGGCGCCCCAGCTGATCAAGTCCCCGATGTACTGGGGCGAGATCACGTCCAGGAATTCCGAGCCCGCCGGCACGCCCATGCGGTTGATCTCCAGCAGCAGCTGGCGGGCGATGCGCAGGCCTTCGTCGATGCGGTAGCTCTCGTCGAGGTAGGGGTCGTTGATCAAGCCCTTCCAGCCCACCGTGGTGCGGGGCTTTTCGAAGTAGACGCGCATCACGATTTCCAGCGTGTCGGCGTACTTCTCGCGCTGCACTGCCAAGCGGCGGGCGTACTCAACAGCCGCCGCCGGATCGTGAATGGAGCAAGGGCCGATGACAATCAGCAGGCGATCATCCTTGCGGCTCATGATGTCGCGGATGCGCTTGCGGGTGCCGCTGATGAGCTTTTCCATCGGCGTGCCGCTGATCGGGAAGAAGCGAATCAGATGCTCGGGCGGCGGCAGCGGCGTCACATCGCGGATGCGCTGGTCATCGGTCTGGCTGGTCTTGTCTTGCGGCGAGTACCAACGTTCGGTTTCCACGGGCTTGCTGGCGTTCTTGGCATTCATGCTTGTTCGTTCTCTTGGGAAGGATGGACGAAAAAAAACCGCCTGGGGCTGGGTGCCCGGCGGTTTGCTTGAGATTCGCTGCGCTACTTGTGGTTCACGCTATCGCCTCTGTCGCCGCCGGTGCGGTTGCAGAAATACCAAAAGCTAAAAAAGGCGAAGCGCGAATTCATGGGCTTGAATGTAGCACGGCGGAATGACAGGCCGATCAAGCCGATCACGCCGTGCCGCCGACGGTCAGCCCGTCAATGCGCAGCGTCGGCTGGCCCACGCCCACCGGCACGCTTTGGCCTTCTTTGCCGCACACGCCCACACCGGTGTCGAGCTGCATATCGTTGCCGATCATGGTGACGCGGGTCAGCGCCTCGGGGCCGCTGCCGATGATGGTGGCGCCCTTAACGGGGTACTGGATCTTGCCGTTCTCGACCCAGAAGGCTTCGCTGGCCGAGAACACAAACTTGCCGGATGTGATATCCACCTGGCCGCCACCGAAGTTGCTGGCGTAAATGCCCTTCTTGATGCTGGCGATGATTTCCTGCGGATCTTTGTCGCCGCCCAACATGTAAGTGTTGGTCATGCGCGGCATGGGCACATGGGCATAGCTTTCGCGGCGGCCGTTGCCGGTGGGCGCCACCTTCATCAGGCGCGCATTCATCGCGTCCTGGATATAGCCCTTCAGAATGCCGTCTTCGATCAGCACATTGCGCTGCGAGGCGCAGCCCTCATCGTCCACATTCATGGAGCCGCGGCGATCCGGCAAGGTGCCGTCATCCAGCACCGTGACGCCCTTGGCCGCCACGCGTTGGCCGATGCGGCCGGCAAAGGCGCTGGACCCCTTGCGGTTGAAGTCGCCTTCCAGGCCGTGGCCGATGGCTTCGTGCAGCAAGACGCCGGGCCAGCCGGGGCCAAGCACCACGGTCATCTCGCCAGCCGGGGCCGGGCGCGATTCCAGATTGGTCAGCGCGGCGGTAACAGCTTGCTCCACATAGCTGGCAATCATCTCGTCGGTGAAATAAGCCAGGCCGAAACGCCCGCCACCACCGCCCGAGCCGACTTCGCGGCGGCCATTGCTCTCGGCAATCACCGTCACGCTCAAGCGCACCAGCGGGCGCACGTCGGCGGCCAAAGTGCCGTCGGCGCGGGCCACCAGAATCACCTCATGCTCGGCGGCCAAGCCGGCCATCACCTGCGCCACGCGCGGGTCCTTGGCGCGGGCCATGCGCTCGGTGCGCTCCAGCAGCGCCACTTTCTCGGCGCTGTCCAGGCTGGCGATGGGGTCGGTCATGCCGTACAGCGCGCGGCTGCCGGCCACCGTCGGGCTGGACGGCACTTTGACGCGGCGGCTTTGGCCGGCGGCGGCGATGGAGCGCACCGTCAGCGCGGCGTCCAGAATGGCGGCCTCGGAGATGTCGTCCGAGTAAGCAAACGCGGTCTTCTCGCCCGCGACGGCGCGCACGCCCACGCCTTGGTCGATGCTGAAGCTGCCGCTTTTGACAATGCCCTCTTCCAAGCTCCAGCCCTCGGCACGGGTGGTTTGGAAATAAAGGTCGGCATCATCGACCTTGTGTTCGGTGATCAGCCGCAGCGCCTTGCTGAGCACGGCATCGCCCAGGCCATAAGGCTCAAGCAGTTGGCTGCGGGCTGTTACCAGGCGGGCAAGAGTAGGTTCGCGCGAAATCATCCCGGCATTGTAGAAGCGCGCTCAAGACCTTTGACTTCACCGGTAAAGGCCCGCGCCAAGGCATCGAAGACCAGGCGCAGGCGCGGCGTGTCACGCAGTTCGCGGTGCGCGGTCAGCCACAAGGGCAGCGGCGGCACGGCAATCTCCGGCAGCACGCGCTGCAGCGCTTCATCCCGGGCCGCCAAGGCCTGCGGGCCGACCGCAATGCCCATGCCGGCGCGCATGCATTCCCAGGCCACGAGTT is a window of Paucibacter sp. KCTC 42545 DNA encoding:
- the htpG gene encoding molecular chaperone HtpG translates to MTKQTHAFQAEVKQILHLVTHSLYSNKEIFLRELVSNASDACDKLRFEALDNAALFEDTPNLEVRVSFDEAARTVTISDNGIGMSEEEAIAHLGTIAKSGTREFMAKLEGDQKKDANLIGQFGVGFYSGFIVADRITVETRRAGVAAEAGVRWTSEGTGDYEVETITKAGRGTDVILHLREGEEEFLKTWRLKSVISKYSDHISLPILMKKEEWDADNAKQVLKDEWESVNKASALWSRSKSEVTQEQYDEFYKQISYDTEAPLAHTHNRVEGRSEYTQLLYIPKKAPFDLWNRDKRGGVKLYVKRVFIMDDAEALMPVYLRFVKGVIDSADLPLNVSRELLQESRDVKAIREGSTKRVLGMLESLADSEDAAERAKYADFWKDFGSVLKEGIGEDHQNQERLAKLFRFASTHADEGVSLADYIKRAKEDQDAIYYITADSLSAAKNSPQLEIFRKKGIEVLLLTDRVDEWMLSHLYEFEGKPLQSVAKGAIDLGKLQDEDEKKKAEEAAETFKPLLDRLKEALKSRAKDVRVSTRLVDSPACIVVEEGDMSGHLARLMKQAGQAAPTSLPTLEINAEHALVKKLEASAQFDDLANVLFDQAVLAEGGHLEDPAAYVRRVNAMLLA
- a CDS encoding response regulator transcription factor, coding for MRNASVLLLEDDADLRQEVKEYLESEGCHIVEAGSLDEGRALLRRQSVHAIVLDVGLPDGSGLEALPELRRLGACPVVMMTAWGQLPQRLQGLDKGADYYLVKPVALAELAAVLKRLLSRGPLSDGWSADANTRSLTSPAGVQLQLTMSEWQFVQALRDAGGQVVEREQLVLALNQQPADYDARRMHSLVQRLRGKARAAGIETLPVHSRHGEGYVWLDAARA
- the tldD gene encoding metalloprotease TldD — translated: MISREPTLARLVTARSQLLEPYGLGDAVLSKALRLITEHKVDDADLYFQTTRAEGWSLEEGIVKSGSFSIDQGVGVRAVAGEKTAFAYSDDISEAAILDAALTVRSIAAAGQSRRVKVPSSPTVAGSRALYGMTDPIASLDSAEKVALLERTERMARAKDPRVAQVMAGLAAEHEVILVARADGTLAADVRPLVRLSVTVIAESNGRREVGSGGGGGRFGLAYFTDEMIASYVEQAVTAALTNLESRPAPAGEMTVVLGPGWPGVLLHEAIGHGLEGDFNRKGSSAFAGRIGQRVAAKGVTVLDDGTLPDRRGSMNVDDEGCASQRNVLIEDGILKGYIQDAMNARLMKVAPTGNGRRESYAHVPMPRMTNTYMLGGDKDPQEIIASIKKGIYASNFGGGQVDITSGKFVFSASEAFWVENGKIQYPVKGATIIGSGPEALTRVTMIGNDMQLDTGVGVCGKEGQSVPVGVGQPTLRIDGLTVGGTA
- a CDS encoding sensor histidine kinase, translated to MQIWVDESGRADLVQARQQRFEALPGDVNLGFRPGVVWLRMQVQGGAGAPADWWLEVAPGFLDELTLWVEPQRRLDGALAPAAEPAARHGGTVLPPGSAELPYRHSLFHIELQGEQVQTLWLRVETNNAKIVRPVFWQLPALQQEIQTKTMLAGLFIGGMVCLALASLVLGLLTPYWLHLSCGAYLLMATLNRAAGDGWLSLYVVAIRNQQQDFLIGLSISLSLALFVRVNLSLMQAPQHLPRLARGFETLAWAIFCLSLLSLLGGQFERLIPYLSAAGLLCLLLMLALGLSLWLWQRESQARWVLLAILPVLLPAIMRMIRNLGLLDSTAWLDGSLHAGLMLHGLLYFLLVSRQQRSLRQQQIIAQTRAQAGEALLLEQRQFMTLLSHELRGPVATLDGALSNLARATSAAAVQAASQAAAAALASAPVTLEGPRLQRMSRALARLKYVLDYCLSDERLAAMAQQPAAQRPLSAEQIVQEALSQIEPDPRLQMMAPDPISAAVLLRRRVRGDLPLLGAAVKNLLENALKYAPTGPVQLTQCVEQRADGAWLLLLVQDQGPGLDAQAQAELFRKFARGRLQAHLAGAGLGLYLAKQIVERHGGDLHIGNALGSGALARLSLPLLPLPPLPD
- a CDS encoding 3-deoxy-7-phosphoheptulonate synthase — its product is MNAKNASKPVETERWYSPQDKTSQTDDQRIRDVTPLPPPEHLIRFFPISGTPMEKLISGTRKRIRDIMSRKDDRLLIVIGPCSIHDPAAAVEYARRLAVQREKYADTLEIVMRVYFEKPRTTVGWKGLINDPYLDESYRIDEGLRIARQLLLEINRMGVPAGSEFLDVISPQYIGDLISWGAIGARTTESQVHRELASGLSAPIGFKNGTDGNIKIATDAIQAAARPHHFLSVHKNGQVAIVETNGNKDCHVILRGGNKAPNYDAESVAAACKELAAAKLDTTLMVDCSHANSSKQHQRQLDVARDVAAQMGAGSKSIFGLMVESHLHDGAQKFSPGKDDPSKLEYGKSITDACLGWDDSLEVLEVLSQAVKASRA